The proteins below are encoded in one region of Bacillus vallismortis:
- a CDS encoding class I adenylate-forming enzyme family protein, whose product METLQHLILHDMPDSEDIEAVKSGNHTLTYAGYRKRMNQLANALLQKGIQKGDRVALLCKNGHPASTIMFAALEIGAVVVPVSWQLKPYEMTGILKASEPKALFYGAEFKEKLDEVLPELSSLRITMETGTAYETSAEFEALFAGADHLPETEMVSPDDTALLMFTSGTTGNPKRCMITHGGIYRYVARSKSSTERMKGLRFLACHPIYHTSALICIMLGTFAGTTFFFTKDQDPVHMLKIIEEEKIQTVMALPVFYTYLLEAWETHQTDLSSLVILMTGGTKVPSSLIRRYLDIGIPLAHGYGSTEAWGISTWMPDMGMDKAASAGKPVAGVKVKVEDPQTGEELSQGEIGEIVVHTPFLFKGYEDNPEATAKVLQNGWFKTGDSGYVDEDGFIFITGRYKDVIIYGGDNVYPDQVEEVIQQIPGILETAVVGIPDPLYGEKPKAFVVTNGGRRVTEEDVIAYCKERLSAYKIPEVEFVNELPKNNLGKVKKDVLRKQAVHS is encoded by the coding sequence ATGGAAACATTACAGCATCTGATTCTGCATGACATGCCAGATAGCGAAGACATAGAGGCTGTAAAAAGCGGGAACCATACATTGACATATGCAGGTTACCGTAAACGGATGAATCAGCTGGCGAATGCTCTGCTGCAAAAAGGAATTCAAAAGGGCGACCGTGTTGCGTTGCTTTGCAAAAACGGACATCCCGCATCAACTATTATGTTCGCCGCGCTTGAAATAGGTGCTGTTGTCGTGCCTGTCAGCTGGCAGCTGAAGCCATATGAAATGACAGGCATTTTAAAAGCAAGTGAACCGAAAGCGCTGTTTTACGGAGCGGAGTTTAAAGAGAAACTGGATGAAGTTCTTCCTGAACTATCCTCATTGCGTATCACGATGGAAACAGGAACAGCTTACGAAACGTCTGCTGAATTTGAAGCTCTGTTTGCCGGTGCTGATCATTTGCCCGAAACTGAAATGGTTTCCCCTGATGATACAGCGCTTTTGATGTTTACGTCCGGTACAACAGGAAACCCGAAAAGATGCATGATCACACATGGCGGCATATATAGATACGTAGCGAGATCCAAAAGTTCAACCGAACGTATGAAGGGCCTGCGTTTTCTCGCGTGCCATCCGATTTATCATACGAGTGCGCTCATTTGCATCATGCTGGGAACTTTCGCAGGAACAACCTTCTTTTTTACGAAGGATCAAGACCCAGTTCATATGCTGAAGATCATTGAGGAAGAAAAGATTCAAACCGTGATGGCCCTTCCCGTGTTTTACACGTATTTGCTAGAAGCATGGGAAACGCACCAAACCGATTTATCTTCGCTTGTTATTTTAATGACAGGCGGAACAAAAGTGCCGAGCAGCCTGATCCGCCGCTATCTTGATATCGGCATTCCGCTCGCGCACGGCTATGGAAGCACTGAGGCTTGGGGAATCAGCACATGGATGCCTGATATGGGGATGGATAAAGCGGCATCTGCCGGGAAACCTGTGGCAGGTGTTAAAGTCAAAGTCGAAGATCCTCAGACGGGAGAAGAACTCTCTCAAGGAGAAATCGGTGAAATCGTTGTTCATACCCCATTCTTATTTAAAGGCTATGAAGATAATCCTGAAGCGACAGCGAAAGTACTGCAAAACGGCTGGTTCAAAACCGGAGATTCAGGCTATGTAGATGAAGATGGTTTTATTTTCATCACTGGACGCTACAAGGATGTCATTATTTACGGAGGAGACAATGTCTATCCGGATCAGGTTGAGGAAGTCATCCAGCAGATCCCGGGAATCCTTGAAACAGCGGTGGTCGGTATACCAGACCCGCTGTACGGGGAAAAACCAAAAGCGTTTGTCGTAACAAACGGCGGCCGGCGTGTAACAGAAGAGGACGTCATCGCATATTGTAAAGAACGCCTGTCCGCTTATAAAATACCTGAAGTTGAGTTTGTGAACGAACTGCCGAAAAATAACCTCGGCAAGGTGAAAAAAGACGTTTTGCGCAAGCAGGCCGTTCATTCATAA
- a CDS encoding BglG family transcription antiterminator — protein MYMTAREQKLLKHLLLQNRYVTVTELAELMEVSTRTIHRELKSIKPLMETVGLTLDKQPGKGLKAVGSPEDKQKLLTDLSYEQHEYSADERKLLILCSLLESQEPVKLYTLAHDLQVTNATVSYDLDELEKWISPFGLTLIRKRGFGIQLIGPENAKRKIVGNLIVNRLDIQMFLEAVELNIKGKADSSEKMFGVVSKGELLKMERMLFQLKEEIAFSLSDSSYIALVVHLTFAIERIKLGETITMEANELEELKNAKEYSSALEIAGELERAFGVTIPEAEVGYITIHLRSANRKYKTEYKAQEIELETALQTKRLIAFISGKIRMDLTKNYSLYEGLIAHLEPAVSRIKENIDIYNPMKEQIKRDYFLLYIAIEEGVEKYFPGMSFSDDEIAFIVLHFGSALEIKKEEAKVKALVVCSSGIGSSKMLASRLRKELPEIQSFDMSSLIELKGKDVQAYDMIVSTVPIPYENIDYMMVSPLLNEEDANQVKQYIKRKIPLILEKKRSPREETQQADTPDMLAAAESMGRYMAVIQEVLRHFSLTHIKTKSNHDMLLLKLFQQLKKEGLIRDPKKAATFLAEREKQGGLGIPGTNMALYHLKNDEIVLPFFKIYDLSTSYEVNGMDGNTLSMTRILVMMAPGSLSAEGSEILSAISSAIIESGESMAGFQGDGEQELYQRLNRIFFTWMKEKNIL, from the coding sequence ATGTATATGACTGCCAGAGAACAAAAGCTTTTAAAGCACTTATTATTACAAAACCGATATGTAACCGTAACTGAACTTGCCGAGCTGATGGAAGTCAGCACGAGAACCATCCACAGGGAGCTCAAATCAATTAAGCCGCTGATGGAAACCGTCGGGCTTACGCTTGATAAACAGCCCGGCAAAGGATTGAAGGCAGTGGGAAGCCCCGAGGATAAACAAAAGCTGCTTACCGATTTATCTTATGAACAGCATGAATATAGCGCGGACGAACGGAAACTGCTCATTCTCTGTTCGTTATTAGAGTCTCAGGAACCCGTCAAGCTGTACACGCTTGCACATGATCTGCAGGTGACGAATGCCACGGTCAGCTATGACTTAGACGAGCTGGAGAAATGGATTTCTCCCTTTGGATTGACACTGATCCGAAAAAGAGGCTTTGGCATCCAGCTCATAGGGCCGGAGAATGCGAAACGTAAAATTGTCGGCAACCTGATTGTGAACCGCCTCGACATCCAAATGTTTTTGGAAGCGGTTGAATTAAATATCAAAGGTAAAGCCGATTCTTCAGAGAAAATGTTCGGCGTTGTCAGCAAAGGCGAGCTGTTAAAAATGGAGCGTATGCTATTTCAGCTGAAAGAAGAAATCGCCTTTTCATTGTCCGACAGCTCCTATATCGCGCTTGTCGTGCATTTGACGTTTGCGATCGAACGGATCAAGCTTGGAGAAACCATCACCATGGAGGCAAATGAGCTTGAGGAATTGAAGAATGCGAAGGAATACAGCTCCGCTCTTGAAATCGCTGGCGAGCTTGAACGTGCCTTCGGTGTAACAATCCCTGAGGCGGAGGTCGGCTATATCACAATCCATCTTCGAAGCGCCAACCGCAAATACAAAACAGAATACAAAGCACAGGAAATCGAACTGGAAACAGCGCTGCAAACCAAGCGGCTCATTGCTTTTATTTCAGGCAAAATCAGAATGGATCTCACGAAAAACTATTCTTTATATGAAGGGCTAATCGCCCATTTGGAGCCCGCCGTCAGCCGCATAAAAGAAAATATCGACATATACAATCCGATGAAGGAACAGATTAAGCGCGATTATTTTCTCCTTTATATAGCGATTGAAGAAGGCGTGGAAAAGTATTTTCCAGGCATGTCCTTTTCTGATGATGAGATCGCTTTTATCGTCCTTCACTTCGGCTCTGCCCTTGAAATCAAAAAAGAAGAAGCGAAAGTGAAAGCGCTTGTCGTTTGCTCAAGCGGGATCGGCTCTTCGAAAATGCTTGCTTCCAGACTGAGGAAAGAGCTGCCTGAAATTCAATCGTTTGATATGTCATCTTTGATCGAACTGAAGGGCAAGGACGTCCAAGCCTATGATATGATCGTTTCCACCGTTCCGATTCCTTACGAAAACATTGATTATATGATGGTCAGCCCGCTTTTAAATGAGGAAGACGCAAACCAGGTAAAGCAATATATCAAGCGGAAAATTCCGCTCATTCTTGAGAAAAAAAGAAGCCCGAGGGAAGAGACACAGCAAGCTGACACACCTGACATGCTGGCAGCGGCGGAAAGCATGGGGAGGTATATGGCCGTCATTCAAGAAGTGCTGCGCCACTTTTCACTTACTCACATCAAAACGAAATCCAATCATGACATGCTCTTGTTAAAGCTATTTCAGCAGCTGAAGAAGGAGGGCTTGATTCGTGATCCTAAAAAAGCCGCGACTTTCTTGGCCGAGCGGGAGAAACAAGGGGGATTGGGAATCCCGGGGACCAACATGGCGCTTTATCATCTCAAAAATGATGAAATCGTCCTGCCTTTTTTCAAAATATATGATCTCAGCACATCTTATGAAGTGAATGGCATGGACGGAAATACCCTCAGCATGACACGCATTCTCGTGATGATGGCGCCTGGGTCATTATCCGCTGAAGGATCGGAGATATTAAGCGCGATCAGCTCCGCCATTATCGAGAGCGGAGAGAGTATGGCGGGGTTTCAGGGAGATGGGGAGCAAGAGCTGTACCAGCGGTTAAACCGCATATTTTTCACATGGATGAAAGAAAAAAACATACTGTAA
- the pbpC gene encoding penicillin-binding protein 3, whose amino-acid sequence MLKKCILLVFLCIGLIGIIGCSKTDSPEDRMEAFVKQWNDQQFDDMYQSLTKDVKKEISKKDFVNRYKTIYEQAGVKNLKVTAGEVDEDDKDHKTMKHIPYKVSMDTNAGKVSFKNTAVLKKEKTDDEESWNIDWNPSFIFKQLADDKTVQIASVEPKRGQIYDKNGKGLAINTDVPEIGIVPGKLGDKKEKVIKELAKKLDLTDDDIKKKLDQGWVKDDSFVPVKKVKPDQEKLVSEATSLQGVTRTNVGSRYYPYGEKTAHLTGYVRAITAEELKKKKDGAYSDTSHIGITGLENVYEDKLRGTTGWKIYVPQTGEVIAEKKAKDGEDLHLTIDIKTQTKLYDELKDDSGAAVALQPQTGETLALVSAPSYDPNGFNFGWSDKEWKKLNNDKNNPFSAKFNKTYAPGSTIKPIAAAIGIKNGTLKADEKKTIKGKEWQKDSSWGGYSVTRVSERLQQVDLENALITSDNIYFAQNALDLGADNLTKGLKMFGFSEDVPYEFPIQQSSIANGKLDSDILLADTGYGQGQMQMSPLHLAAAYTPFVDNGDLVKPTLIKKDSQTADVWHKQVVTKEGAADITKGLKGVVEDERGSAYQPVVKGITVAGKTGTAELKTSKDDKDGTENGWFVGYDYKNKDLLVAMMIQDVKDRGGSHYVVEKAKKQFQSN is encoded by the coding sequence ATGTTGAAAAAGTGTATTCTACTAGTATTTCTATGTATCGGATTGATTGGAATCATCGGGTGCTCCAAAACAGATTCACCAGAAGATCGCATGGAAGCATTCGTGAAACAGTGGAACGATCAGCAATTCGATGACATGTATCAAAGCCTGACCAAAGATGTCAAAAAAGAAATCTCCAAAAAAGATTTCGTCAATAGGTATAAAACCATCTATGAGCAGGCAGGCGTCAAAAACCTGAAAGTCACCGCGGGAGAAGTGGATGAGGACGATAAAGACCACAAGACGATGAAGCACATTCCGTATAAAGTCAGCATGGATACAAATGCTGGAAAAGTCAGCTTCAAAAATACCGCTGTGTTGAAAAAAGAAAAAACAGATGATGAGGAGTCATGGAATATAGATTGGAACCCGTCGTTTATATTCAAGCAGCTGGCTGACGATAAAACAGTGCAAATCGCCAGCGTGGAACCAAAACGCGGCCAAATCTACGATAAAAACGGGAAAGGCTTAGCCATCAATACAGATGTTCCGGAAATCGGAATTGTTCCCGGAAAGCTTGGCGATAAAAAAGAAAAAGTCATCAAAGAGCTCGCGAAAAAACTTGATTTGACTGATGACGATATCAAGAAAAAGCTTGATCAAGGCTGGGTGAAAGACGATTCATTTGTGCCGGTCAAAAAGGTCAAGCCGGATCAGGAAAAGTTAGTGTCTGAGGCGACGTCATTACAAGGCGTAACGAGAACGAATGTCGGCTCCCGCTACTATCCGTATGGCGAAAAGACAGCCCATTTGACAGGCTATGTCCGCGCCATCACTGCGGAAGAATTAAAGAAAAAGAAAGACGGAGCCTACAGCGATACGTCTCATATCGGCATCACCGGACTTGAAAATGTGTATGAAGACAAACTGAGAGGCACAACCGGATGGAAAATTTACGTCCCGCAAACAGGCGAAGTCATCGCTGAAAAGAAAGCGAAGGACGGAGAGGATCTTCACCTCACCATTGATATCAAAACGCAAACGAAGCTGTATGATGAACTGAAGGATGACAGCGGGGCGGCAGTCGCGCTGCAGCCGCAGACAGGCGAAACACTCGCGCTTGTCAGTGCGCCGTCTTATGATCCAAACGGATTTAATTTCGGCTGGAGCGATAAGGAATGGAAAAAACTAAACAACGATAAAAACAATCCGTTTTCTGCGAAATTCAACAAAACATACGCACCGGGTTCTACAATTAAACCGATTGCGGCTGCCATTGGAATCAAAAACGGCACCCTAAAAGCGGATGAGAAGAAAACAATCAAAGGTAAAGAGTGGCAAAAGGATTCGAGCTGGGGCGGCTATTCAGTGACACGTGTGTCTGAGCGCCTTCAGCAAGTTGATCTGGAAAATGCCCTCATTACATCGGATAATATTTATTTCGCACAGAACGCGCTTGATTTAGGAGCAGACAACTTGACAAAAGGCTTGAAAATGTTCGGCTTTTCAGAGGACGTTCCGTATGAATTCCCGATCCAGCAATCGTCTATCGCAAATGGCAAACTCGATTCAGACATTCTGCTTGCGGATACAGGATACGGGCAAGGGCAAATGCAAATGTCTCCGCTTCACTTGGCAGCTGCTTACACGCCATTTGTCGACAACGGAGATCTTGTCAAACCGACGCTGATCAAAAAAGACTCACAAACAGCTGATGTCTGGCACAAGCAAGTGGTCACGAAGGAAGGAGCGGCAGACATTACAAAAGGTCTGAAAGGCGTTGTGGAAGATGAGCGCGGATCAGCCTATCAGCCTGTCGTGAAAGGAATCACCGTTGCCGGAAAAACTGGAACAGCCGAGCTGAAAACGTCAAAAGATGATAAAGACGGCACGGAAAATGGCTGGTTCGTCGGCTACGATTACAAAAACAAAGACCTGCTTGTCGCCATGATGATCCAAGATGTGAAGGACCGCGGCGGCAGCCACTATGTTGTTGAGAAAGCGAAAAAGCAATTTCAATCGAATTAA
- a CDS encoding antibiotic biosynthesis monooxygenase family protein has product MVREAAMLYIKEGLEQEFEEAFRQAVPIISGRKGYITHSLSKCMEETHKYLLLVEWETLEDHTEGFRGSSEYREWKALLHRFYTPFPAVEHFQDV; this is encoded by the coding sequence ATGGTCAGAGAGGCAGCCATGCTTTACATTAAAGAAGGGCTTGAACAAGAGTTTGAAGAGGCGTTCCGGCAAGCGGTGCCGATCATTTCCGGCAGGAAGGGCTATATCACGCACTCCTTATCAAAATGCATGGAAGAAACACATAAATACCTGCTGCTTGTGGAGTGGGAAACACTCGAGGACCATACGGAAGGCTTTCGCGGTTCTTCAGAGTATCGAGAGTGGAAAGCCTTGCTTCATCGGTTCTATACCCCGTTTCCGGCGGTCGAGCATTTTCAGGATGTGTAA
- a CDS encoding YczI family protein — protein sequence MFRIFKMSFAVIIIILALVAFKYTEHTSVIQSVMLVFLGAVMFMQGLEERKKENDGSGAFNIYTAVFVWSVSLIGFTLHII from the coding sequence TTGTTTCGGATTTTTAAAATGTCTTTTGCGGTTATCATTATTATTCTGGCGCTCGTTGCTTTTAAATATACGGAACATACCTCTGTTATCCAATCGGTCATGCTTGTCTTTTTGGGCGCTGTCATGTTTATGCAGGGGCTTGAAGAGCGCAAAAAAGAAAACGACGGCTCGGGTGCGTTTAATATTTATACCGCCGTTTTCGTATGGTCTGTCTCTCTCATCGGTTTTACCCTTCATATTATATAA
- a CDS encoding GDSL-type esterase/lipase family protein yields the protein MVLRYTALGDSLTAGRGSGLFSPGFVQRLGDMMEADLKTKTAISIFAKSGLNTEELLGLLSHPHVQKCIQAAGMITITGCGNDLIDSVFAYQTSKDETIFSRASAHCHENFEKMIAKIAAIKGENPSPYAIRVFNLYNPFPSIDIAGQWITSFNSHLETLASAPHVKIADAYSIFKGNEQEYLSFDGVHPNSKGYQAMAEAVHKLGYQELSVS from the coding sequence ATGGTGCTTCGATACACAGCACTGGGGGATTCTTTGACGGCGGGGAGAGGCTCCGGGCTGTTTTCTCCCGGCTTCGTCCAACGTCTGGGAGACATGATGGAAGCTGACTTGAAAACAAAAACGGCAATCTCCATCTTTGCTAAATCAGGCTTAAATACAGAAGAACTTCTGGGGCTCCTGTCACATCCCCATGTGCAAAAATGCATTCAAGCTGCTGGCATGATAACCATCACAGGATGCGGAAATGATCTGATTGATTCTGTCTTTGCTTACCAAACGTCTAAAGATGAAACGATTTTCAGCCGAGCATCCGCCCATTGCCATGAAAACTTTGAAAAGATGATTGCGAAAATCGCCGCAATCAAAGGAGAAAACCCGTCCCCGTACGCCATCCGTGTGTTCAACTTATACAATCCGTTTCCAAGCATAGACATCGCTGGCCAATGGATCACATCTTTTAATTCTCATTTAGAAACACTTGCATCAGCGCCCCATGTCAAAATCGCGGATGCCTACAGCATCTTCAAAGGAAATGAGCAGGAATATCTGTCCTTTGATGGGGTCCATCCAAACAGCAAAGGCTATCAAGCGATGGCTGAAGCTGTTCACAAGTTGGGTTATCAAGAACTGTCAGTTTCATAG
- a CDS encoding IclR family transcriptional regulator, whose product MQNKNKTVVKSMALLNLFLHEPNLTLSELVSLSGMPKTSVHRMVSSLEEMGFLNRDSSGAYSLGLVFLEFGQIVADRLDIRKIAKPVMEELCREVDEAVQLIMRDGNEAIYVEKIEGTQTVRLYTAIGRRSPLYAGACARSILSFLPREEIETYMKQTELLSIGAGTITDPEKLLQEIDASVQNGYTVSYSELENYTAAIGAPIFNHKRQVAAGISIAGFEARFTEDRLPYLTEKVKNAAMQISRKIGYS is encoded by the coding sequence ATGCAGAATAAAAACAAAACCGTAGTCAAATCTATGGCTCTGCTAAATTTGTTTTTGCATGAACCAAACCTGACCTTAAGTGAATTAGTGTCGCTGTCAGGAATGCCGAAAACATCGGTTCACCGGATGGTTAGCTCTTTAGAGGAAATGGGGTTCCTCAATCGGGATTCATCCGGCGCTTATTCGCTGGGACTGGTGTTTTTGGAATTCGGACAGATTGTCGCTGACAGGCTGGATATCAGAAAAATAGCAAAACCGGTGATGGAAGAGCTGTGCCGGGAGGTGGATGAGGCCGTGCAATTGATCATGAGGGACGGCAATGAAGCGATATACGTTGAGAAAATCGAAGGGACGCAGACCGTGCGGCTGTACACTGCGATCGGCAGACGTTCTCCTCTGTATGCAGGCGCGTGCGCGAGAAGCATATTGTCCTTTCTTCCCAGAGAAGAGATTGAAACATACATGAAACAAACAGAGCTTCTTTCCATTGGCGCCGGGACCATCACCGATCCGGAAAAACTGCTGCAAGAGATTGATGCCTCAGTGCAAAATGGCTATACCGTCAGCTATTCAGAGCTCGAAAACTATACTGCGGCCATCGGCGCCCCGATCTTCAACCATAAGCGGCAAGTGGCAGCCGGCATCAGCATTGCAGGCTTTGAAGCGAGATTTACAGAAGATAGGCTTCCTTATTTAACAGAAAAGGTGAAGAATGCCGCTATGCAGATTTCCAGAAAAATAGGGTATTCATAA
- a CDS encoding biotin-dependent carboxyltransferase family protein, producing the protein MKVLKPGLLTTVQDIGRTGYQKYGVLASGAMDTVSLRIANLLIGNSENEAGLEITLMGPGPSFYFSKQTLIAVAGADFTLRINDEEAPLWKPVLIKENSTVSFGPCKLGSRAYLAAAGGFDVPDVMESKSTYVRAGIGGLHGRALQKEDELFIGELSSLSQTILSQLNPQLGKREFSAPKWSVSRGRFLPLKKNPIIRVLEGKQFGFFTEESKTRFYEETFRVTPQSDRMGYRLKGEPLQLKAPLEMVSEAVSFGTVQVPPDGNPIILLADRQTTGGYPRIAHIISADLPIVSQIMPGEHVQFEPVSLQEAEALAIEREQHIKELKTRMKMEWLT; encoded by the coding sequence ATGAAAGTGTTAAAGCCCGGACTGCTCACAACGGTTCAGGATATAGGCAGAACGGGTTATCAAAAATACGGCGTCCTGGCAAGCGGCGCTATGGACACGGTTTCGCTGCGCATTGCCAATCTGCTCATCGGCAACAGTGAAAATGAAGCCGGTCTTGAAATTACGCTGATGGGGCCCGGTCCGTCATTTTATTTTTCAAAACAAACGCTGATTGCGGTGGCAGGGGCTGACTTTACGCTGCGTATTAATGACGAGGAAGCGCCTTTATGGAAGCCTGTGCTCATCAAGGAAAACAGCACAGTCAGTTTTGGTCCTTGCAAACTTGGCAGCCGTGCGTATTTAGCGGCAGCCGGCGGCTTCGATGTGCCTGACGTCATGGAAAGCAAAAGCACGTACGTCAGAGCAGGCATCGGCGGACTTCATGGCAGAGCGCTTCAGAAGGAAGATGAACTGTTCATTGGAGAACTGTCATCTCTTTCACAAACCATCCTATCTCAATTAAACCCACAGCTTGGAAAGCGGGAATTTTCAGCACCGAAATGGTCGGTCAGCCGCGGCAGGTTTCTGCCATTAAAAAAGAATCCCATTATTCGTGTACTGGAAGGAAAACAATTCGGCTTTTTCACAGAGGAGTCGAAAACGCGTTTTTATGAAGAAACGTTTCGTGTCACACCGCAGTCCGACCGTATGGGCTACAGGCTCAAAGGAGAACCGCTCCAACTGAAGGCGCCGCTTGAGATGGTGTCAGAAGCCGTTTCGTTTGGAACCGTTCAGGTGCCGCCTGACGGAAACCCGATTATTTTGCTTGCAGACCGGCAAACGACCGGCGGCTATCCGAGGATCGCGCACATCATATCGGCTGATCTTCCGATTGTCTCGCAAATTATGCCGGGCGAGCACGTCCAGTTTGAGCCTGTATCCCTTCAAGAAGCGGAAGCGCTTGCGATTGAACGGGAACAGCATATAAAAGAACTGAAAACGAGAATGAAGATGGAATGGCTGACATAA
- the pxpB gene encoding 5-oxoprolinase subunit PxpB, producing the protein MTVCQIEQLGDSAMMIRFGEEINEQVNGLVHAAAAMIEEQPFPGFIECIPAFTSLTVFYDMYEVYKQLPKGISSPFEKVKLDVEERLKEIAKDYENSRRIVEIPVCYDGEFGPDLEEVAKLNQLSPEEVIDIHTSGEYVVYMLGFAPGFPFLGGMSKHIAAPRKSSPRPSIPAGSVGIAGLQTGVYPISTPGGWQLIGKTPLALFRPQENPPTLLRAGDIVKFVRISEEDYHAYKEESN; encoded by the coding sequence ATGACTGTATGTCAAATCGAACAGCTCGGTGATTCTGCGATGATGATCCGATTCGGAGAAGAAATAAACGAACAGGTCAACGGCCTTGTCCATGCCGCGGCCGCTATGATAGAAGAACAGCCATTTCCGGGATTCATTGAGTGTATCCCGGCTTTTACAAGTCTAACGGTATTTTATGATATGTATGAAGTGTACAAGCAATTGCCTAAAGGGATAAGCTCTCCTTTTGAAAAGGTAAAGCTTGATGTTGAAGAGCGGCTGAAGGAAATAGCCAAAGACTATGAAAACAGCCGCCGGATTGTAGAAATTCCCGTATGCTATGACGGTGAATTCGGGCCCGATTTAGAAGAGGTGGCGAAGCTCAATCAGCTCTCTCCGGAGGAAGTCATTGACATTCACACGAGCGGCGAATATGTGGTGTATATGCTAGGTTTTGCTCCCGGTTTTCCCTTTTTAGGCGGGATGTCCAAGCACATTGCCGCTCCAAGAAAATCATCCCCAAGGCCTTCAATTCCCGCAGGTTCAGTCGGAATCGCGGGATTGCAGACAGGCGTTTACCCGATCTCAACGCCGGGCGGCTGGCAGCTGATCGGCAAAACACCGCTGGCTCTTTTTCGGCCGCAGGAAAACCCGCCGACATTACTGCGGGCGGGAGACATTGTGAAATTCGTCCGCATCTCAGAAGAAGACTATCACGCCTATAAGGAGGAGTCCAATTGA
- a CDS encoding putative hydro-lyase: MEQLNKMAPKDVRALIREGKITGPTAGIAGGYAQANLVILKKDLAFDFLLFCQRNQKPCPVLDVTDEGSPVPSQAAPDADIRTDFPKYRIYRQGILTEEVSDITPYWEDDFVGFLIGCSFSFEQALINNGIAVRHIDEGTNVPMYQTNIDCVPAGAFQGKMVVSMRPVPEQLAVRAAQVTSRFPAVHGGPIHIGNPRAIGIGELDKPDFGDAVSIREGEVPVFWACGVTPQAVAMNVKPEMVITHAPGHMLITDIRDESLAVL, from the coding sequence GTGGAGCAATTAAATAAAATGGCGCCGAAGGATGTACGCGCCTTGATACGAGAGGGAAAAATAACCGGGCCGACCGCAGGCATAGCCGGCGGTTATGCCCAAGCGAACCTTGTGATTTTGAAAAAAGACCTTGCGTTTGACTTTCTGCTGTTTTGCCAGCGGAATCAAAAGCCATGCCCTGTGCTGGATGTGACGGATGAAGGTTCGCCTGTGCCGTCTCAGGCCGCGCCGGATGCTGATATTAGGACGGACTTCCCGAAGTACCGTATCTATAGGCAGGGCATCTTGACGGAAGAGGTATCTGATATCACGCCATACTGGGAGGATGACTTTGTCGGTTTTCTGATCGGATGCAGTTTTTCTTTTGAACAGGCGCTGATCAATAATGGAATAGCTGTCCGGCATATTGATGAGGGGACAAACGTCCCGATGTATCAAACGAATATCGATTGTGTTCCGGCGGGGGCGTTTCAAGGAAAGATGGTTGTCAGCATGAGACCCGTTCCAGAACAGCTGGCTGTACGGGCCGCACAAGTGACCTCGCGTTTTCCGGCTGTGCACGGCGGGCCGATTCATATTGGCAATCCGAGAGCAATCGGCATTGGGGAACTGGACAAACCGGATTTCGGAGATGCCGTTTCCATTCGTGAAGGAGAGGTTCCTGTTTTTTGGGCATGCGGTGTAACCCCGCAAGCTGTGGCTATGAATGTAAAACCTGAAATGGTCATCACGCATGCGCCGGGGCATATGCTCATCACAGATATTCGAGACGAGTCGCTTGCGGTGCTGTAA